The following coding sequences are from one Vulpes vulpes isolate BD-2025 chromosome 12, VulVul3, whole genome shotgun sequence window:
- the MMP23B gene encoding matrix metalloproteinase-23 isoform X2 — translation MGLGACVSSAASGAQAQARWLGAVLGALCLLPVLLLLARPGAPAARLGASAAQGDLAAPYPVGVFATPGPSPLPLQAPRRRRYTLTPARLRWDHFNLTYRILSFPRNLLSPSETRRGLATAFRMWSDVSPFSFREVAPEQPSDLRIGELAHAFFPPHGGIHFDDSEYWVLGPTRYSWKKGVWLTDLVHVAAHEIGHALGLMHSQHGRALMHLNATLRGWKTLSQDELWGLHRLYGCLDRLFVCTSWARRGFCDTRRRLMKRLCPSSCDFCYEFPFPTVAATAPPPRTKTRLVPEGRNVTFRCGQKILHKKGKVYWYKDQEPLEFSYPGYLALGEAHLSIIANAINEGTYTCVVRRRQRVLSTYSWRVRVRG, via the exons ATGGGCCTCGGGGCCTGCGTGTCCTCAGCAGCGTCGGGGGCCCAAGCCCAGGCTCGCTGGCTGGGAGCTGTGCTGGGCGCCCTGTGCCTGCTGCCGGTGCTCCTGCTGTTGGCGCGGCCCGGGGCCCCTGCAGCCCGGCTGGGGGCCAGCGCAGCGCAG GGAGACCTCGCCGCACCCTACCCTGTGGGTGTCTTCGCCACCCCAGGACCCAGTCCCTTGCCCCTCCAGGCACCCCGCAGACGCCGCTACACGCTGACCCCAGCCAGGCTGCGCTGGGACCACTTCAACCTCACCTACAG GATCCTCTCCTTCCCACGGAACCTGCTGAGCCCCAGTGAGACCCGGCGGGGCCTGGCCACTGCCTTTCGCATGTGGAGTGACGTGTCCCCCTTCAGCTTCCGAGAGGTGGCCCCTGAGCAGCCCAGCGACCTGCGCATAG GCGAGCTGGCTCACGCCTTCTTTCCCCCGCACGGTGGCATCCACTTTGATGACAGCGAATACTGGGTTCTGGGGCCCACACGCTACAGCTGGAAGAAAG GCGTTTGGCTCACTGACCTGGTGCACGTGGCGGCCCATGAGATTGGCCATGCCCTGGGCCTGATGCACTCACAGCATGGCCGGGCGCTCATGCACCTTAATGCCACTCTGCGTGGCTGGAAGACCCTGTCGCAGGATGAGCTGTGGGGGCTGCACCGACTCTATG GCTGCCTAGACCGGCTGTTCGTGTGCACATCCTGGGCTCGGAGGGGATTTTGTGATACCCGCCGGAGGCTCATGAAGAGGCTCTGCCCCAGCAGCTGTGACTTCTGCTATG AGTTCCCCTTCCCCACGGTGGCCGCCACTGCACCACCACCCAGGACCAAGACCAGGCTGGTGCCTGAGGGCCGGAACGTGACCTTCCGATGTGGCCAGAAGATCCTTCACAAGAAAGGCAAAGTGTA CTGGTACAAGGACCAGGAACCCCTGGAGTTCTCCTACCCTGGCTACCTGGCACTGGGCGAGGCACATCTGAGCATCATTGCCAACGCCATCAACGAGGGCACGTACACGTGTGTGGTGCGCCGGCGGCAGCGTGTGCTCAGCACCTACTCCTGGCGAGTCCGAGTGCGGGGCTGA
- the LOC112926165 gene encoding cyclin-dependent kinase 11B isoform X1, protein MGDEKDSWKVKTLDEILQEKKRRKEQEEKAEIKRLKNSDDRDSKRDSLEEGELRDHRMEITIRNSPYRREDSMEDRGEEDDSLAIKPPQQMSRKEKAHHRKDEKRKEKRRHRSHSAEGGKHARAKEKEREHERRKRHREEQDKARREWERQKRREMAREHSRRERDRLEQLERKRERERKMREQQKEQREQKERERRAEERRKEREARREVSAHHRTMREDYGDKVKASHWSRSPLRPPRERFELTDGRKPVKEEKMEERDLLSDLQDVSDSERKSSSAESSSAESGSGSEEEEEEEEEEEEEEEEEGSSSEESEEEEEEEEETGSNSEDASGQSAEEVSEDEMSEDGERESENHVLVVPESRFDRDSGDSEEGEEEAGEGTPQSSALTEGDFVPDSPALSPIELKQELPKYLPALQGCRSVEEFQCLNRIEEGTYGVVYRAKDKKTDEIVALKRLKMEKEKEGFPITSLREINTILKAQHPNIVTVREIVVGSNMDKIYIVMNYVEHDLKSLMETMKQPFLPGEVKTLMIQLLRGVKHLHDNWILHRDLKTSNLLLSHAGILKVGDFGLAREYGSPLKAYTPVVVTLWYRAPELLLGAKEYSTAVDMWSVGCIFGELLTQKPLFPGKSEIDQINKVFKDLGTPSEKIWPGYNDLPAVKKMTFTEYPYNNLRKRFGALLSDQGFDLMNKFLTYFPGRRVSAEDGLKHEYFRETPLPIDPSMFPTWPAKSEQQRVKRGTSPRPPEGGLGYSQLGDDDLKETGFHLTTTNQGASAAGPGFSLKF, encoded by the exons ATGGGTGATGAAAAGGACTCTTGGAAAGTGAAAACTTTAGATGAGattcttcaggaaaagaaaagacggaaggaacaagaagagaaagcagagataAAACGCTTAAAAAAT TCTGATGACCGGGATTCCAAGCGGGATTCCCTTGAGGAGGGGGAGCTGAGGGACCACCGCATGGAGATTACAATACGGAATTCGCCATACAGAAGAGAGGACTCCATGGAAGACAG AGGAGAGGAAGATGATTCTTTGGCTATCAAACCACCACAACAAATGTCTCGGAAAGAAAAAGCTCATCacaggaaagatgaaaagaggaaagagaaacgTAGGCATCGTAGCCATTCAGCGGAAGGGG GGAAGCACgctagagcaaaggaaaaagaacgAGAGCACGAGCGCCGGAAGCGACACCGAGAGGAGCAGGATAAGGCTCGcagagagtgggagaggcagaagaggagggagatggCTCGGGAACACTCCAGGAGGGAGAG GGACCGCCTTGAGCAGCTGGAGAGGAAGCGGGAGAGGGAACGGAAGATGCGTGAGCAGCAGAAAGAGCAGCGAGAACAGAAAGAACGGGAGCGGCGCGCTGAGGAGCGACGCAAGGAACGCGAGGCCCGGAGGGAAG TTTCTGCACATCACCGAACGATGAGAGAAGACTATGGTGACAAAGTGAAAGCAAGCCACTGGAGTCGCAGCCCGCTACGGCCACCTCGGGAAAGGTTTGAGCTGACGGACGGCCGGAAGCCAG taaaagaagagaaaatggaagagagagacCTGCTGTCTGATCTACAAGACGTCAGTGATAGTGAAAGGAAAAGCAGCTCTGCCGAGTCCTCATCAG CGGAGTCGGGGTCAGgttcagaggaggaggaggaggaagaagaggaggaggaagaggaggaagaggaggaggggagcagcAGTGAAGaatcagaggaggaggaggaggaggaagaggagacgGGAAGCAACTCCGAGGATGCGTCTGGGCAGTCGGCTG AGGAAGTGAGTGAGGACGAGATGAGTGAGGACGGGGAGCGGGAGAGCGAGAACCACGTCCTTGTTG TTCCAGAGTCCCGATTTGATCGAGACTCCGGTGAcagtgaggaaggggaggaagaagccGGTGAGGGCACTCCACAAAGCAGTGCCCTGACTGAAGGAGACTTCGTGCCCGACTCTCCTGCCTTGTCACCCATTGAACTCAAACAGGAGCTGCCCAAGTACCTCCCTGCCCTGCAG GGCTGTCGAAGCGTGGAAGAATTCCAGTGCTTGAACAGGATCGAAGAAGGCACTTACGGGGTAGTGTACAGAGCAAAGGACAAGAAGACAG ATGAAATTGTGGCTTTGAAGCGGctgaagatggagaaggagaaagagggctTCCCGATCACCTCTCTCAGAGAGATCAACACCATCCTGAAGGCGCAGCACCCCAATATTGTCACTGTCCGG GAAATAGTCGTGGGCAGCAATATGGACAAGATCTACATAGTGATGAACTACGTGGAACATGACCTCAAAAGCCTGATGGAGACCATGAAGCAACCTTTCCTGCCAG GGGAGGTGAAGACCCTGATGATCCAGCTGCTGCGTGGGGTGAAGCACCTACATGACAACTGGATCCTGCACCGGGACCTCAAGACGTCCAACCTGCTGTTGAGCCACGCCGGCATCCTCAAG GTAGGGGACTTTGGCCTGGCAAGGGAGTACGGGTCCCCTCTGAAGGCCTACACTCCAGTGGTGGTGACCCTGTGGTACCGTGCCCCAGAGCTGCTGCTGGGTGCCAAG GAGTACTCCACGGCTGTGGACATGTGGTCGGTGGGCTGCATCTTTGGGGAGCTGCTGACTCAGAAGCCACTATTCCCTGGGAAGTCGGAAATCGATCAGATCAACAAAGTGTTTAAG gacCTGGGGACCCCCAGTGAGAAAATCTGGCCTGGCTACAATGACCTCCCCGCAGTCAAGAAGATGACCTTTACTGAATACCCCTATAATAATCTCCGCAAACGCTTTGGGGCCCTGCTCTCAGACCAGGGTTTCGATCTCATGAACAA GTTCCTGACCTACTTCCCTGGGCGGAGAGTCAGTGCAGAGGATGGCCTCAAGCATGAGTACTTCCGAGAGACGCCCCTCCCCATCGACCCGTCGATGTTCCCCACGTGGCCCGCCAAGAGTGAGCAGCAAAGGGTGAAGCGTGGCACGAGCCCACGGCCGCCGGAAGGAGGCCTAGGCTACAGCCAGCTG GGCGACGACGACCTGAAGGAGACGGGTTTCCACCTCACGACCACAAACCAGGGGGCCTCAGCTGCGGGCCCTGGCTTCAGCCTCAAGTTCTGA
- the MMP23B gene encoding matrix metalloproteinase-23 isoform X3: protein MGLGACVSSAASGAQAQARWLGAVLGALCLLPVLLLLARPGAPAARLGASAAQAPRRRRYTLTPARLRWDHFNLTYRILSFPRNLLSPSETRRGLATAFRMWSDVSPFSFREVAPEQPSDLRIGFYPVNHTDCLVSALHHCFDGPTGELAHAFFPPHGGIHFDDSEYWVLGPTRYSWKKGVWLTDLVHVAAHEIGHALGLMHSQHGRALMHLNATLRGWKTLSQDELWGLHRLYGCLDRLFVCTSWARRGFCDTRRRLMKRLCPSSCDFCYEFPFPTVAATAPPPRTKTRLVPEGRNVTFRCGQKILHKKGKVYWYKDQEPLEFSYPGYLALGEAHLSIIANAINEGTYTCVVRRRQRVLSTYSWRVRVRG from the exons ATGGGCCTCGGGGCCTGCGTGTCCTCAGCAGCGTCGGGGGCCCAAGCCCAGGCTCGCTGGCTGGGAGCTGTGCTGGGCGCCCTGTGCCTGCTGCCGGTGCTCCTGCTGTTGGCGCGGCCCGGGGCCCCTGCAGCCCGGCTGGGGGCCAGCGCAGCGCAG GCACCCCGCAGACGCCGCTACACGCTGACCCCAGCCAGGCTGCGCTGGGACCACTTCAACCTCACCTACAG GATCCTCTCCTTCCCACGGAACCTGCTGAGCCCCAGTGAGACCCGGCGGGGCCTGGCCACTGCCTTTCGCATGTGGAGTGACGTGTCCCCCTTCAGCTTCCGAGAGGTGGCCCCTGAGCAGCCCAGCGACCTGCGCATAG GCTTCTACCCGGTCAACCATACGGACTGCCTGGTCTCCGCGCTGCACCACTGCTTCGATGGCCCAACAGGCGAGCTGGCTCACGCCTTCTTTCCCCCGCACGGTGGCATCCACTTTGATGACAGCGAATACTGGGTTCTGGGGCCCACACGCTACAGCTGGAAGAAAG GCGTTTGGCTCACTGACCTGGTGCACGTGGCGGCCCATGAGATTGGCCATGCCCTGGGCCTGATGCACTCACAGCATGGCCGGGCGCTCATGCACCTTAATGCCACTCTGCGTGGCTGGAAGACCCTGTCGCAGGATGAGCTGTGGGGGCTGCACCGACTCTATG GCTGCCTAGACCGGCTGTTCGTGTGCACATCCTGGGCTCGGAGGGGATTTTGTGATACCCGCCGGAGGCTCATGAAGAGGCTCTGCCCCAGCAGCTGTGACTTCTGCTATG AGTTCCCCTTCCCCACGGTGGCCGCCACTGCACCACCACCCAGGACCAAGACCAGGCTGGTGCCTGAGGGCCGGAACGTGACCTTCCGATGTGGCCAGAAGATCCTTCACAAGAAAGGCAAAGTGTA CTGGTACAAGGACCAGGAACCCCTGGAGTTCTCCTACCCTGGCTACCTGGCACTGGGCGAGGCACATCTGAGCATCATTGCCAACGCCATCAACGAGGGCACGTACACGTGTGTGGTGCGCCGGCGGCAGCGTGTGCTCAGCACCTACTCCTGGCGAGTCCGAGTGCGGGGCTGA
- the LOC112926165 gene encoding cyclin-dependent kinase 11B isoform X2 — MSQSDDRDSKRDSLEEGELRDHRMEITIRNSPYRREDSMEDRGEEDDSLAIKPPQQMSRKEKAHHRKDEKRKEKRRHRSHSAEGGKHARAKEKEREHERRKRHREEQDKARREWERQKRREMAREHSRRERDRLEQLERKRERERKMREQQKEQREQKERERRAEERRKEREARREVSAHHRTMREDYGDKVKASHWSRSPLRPPRERFELTDGRKPVKEEKMEERDLLSDLQDVSDSERKSSSAESSSAESGSGSEEEEEEEEEEEEEEEEEGSSSEESEEEEEEEEETGSNSEDASGQSAEEVSEDEMSEDGERESENHVLVVPESRFDRDSGDSEEGEEEAGEGTPQSSALTEGDFVPDSPALSPIELKQELPKYLPALQGCRSVEEFQCLNRIEEGTYGVVYRAKDKKTDEIVALKRLKMEKEKEGFPITSLREINTILKAQHPNIVTVREIVVGSNMDKIYIVMNYVEHDLKSLMETMKQPFLPGEVKTLMIQLLRGVKHLHDNWILHRDLKTSNLLLSHAGILKVGDFGLAREYGSPLKAYTPVVVTLWYRAPELLLGAKEYSTAVDMWSVGCIFGELLTQKPLFPGKSEIDQINKVFKDLGTPSEKIWPGYNDLPAVKKMTFTEYPYNNLRKRFGALLSDQGFDLMNKFLTYFPGRRVSAEDGLKHEYFRETPLPIDPSMFPTWPAKSEQQRVKRGTSPRPPEGGLGYSQLGDDDLKETGFHLTTTNQGASAAGPGFSLKF, encoded by the exons ATGTCTCAG TCTGATGACCGGGATTCCAAGCGGGATTCCCTTGAGGAGGGGGAGCTGAGGGACCACCGCATGGAGATTACAATACGGAATTCGCCATACAGAAGAGAGGACTCCATGGAAGACAG AGGAGAGGAAGATGATTCTTTGGCTATCAAACCACCACAACAAATGTCTCGGAAAGAAAAAGCTCATCacaggaaagatgaaaagaggaaagagaaacgTAGGCATCGTAGCCATTCAGCGGAAGGGG GGAAGCACgctagagcaaaggaaaaagaacgAGAGCACGAGCGCCGGAAGCGACACCGAGAGGAGCAGGATAAGGCTCGcagagagtgggagaggcagaagaggagggagatggCTCGGGAACACTCCAGGAGGGAGAG GGACCGCCTTGAGCAGCTGGAGAGGAAGCGGGAGAGGGAACGGAAGATGCGTGAGCAGCAGAAAGAGCAGCGAGAACAGAAAGAACGGGAGCGGCGCGCTGAGGAGCGACGCAAGGAACGCGAGGCCCGGAGGGAAG TTTCTGCACATCACCGAACGATGAGAGAAGACTATGGTGACAAAGTGAAAGCAAGCCACTGGAGTCGCAGCCCGCTACGGCCACCTCGGGAAAGGTTTGAGCTGACGGACGGCCGGAAGCCAG taaaagaagagaaaatggaagagagagacCTGCTGTCTGATCTACAAGACGTCAGTGATAGTGAAAGGAAAAGCAGCTCTGCCGAGTCCTCATCAG CGGAGTCGGGGTCAGgttcagaggaggaggaggaggaagaagaggaggaggaagaggaggaagaggaggaggggagcagcAGTGAAGaatcagaggaggaggaggaggaggaagaggagacgGGAAGCAACTCCGAGGATGCGTCTGGGCAGTCGGCTG AGGAAGTGAGTGAGGACGAGATGAGTGAGGACGGGGAGCGGGAGAGCGAGAACCACGTCCTTGTTG TTCCAGAGTCCCGATTTGATCGAGACTCCGGTGAcagtgaggaaggggaggaagaagccGGTGAGGGCACTCCACAAAGCAGTGCCCTGACTGAAGGAGACTTCGTGCCCGACTCTCCTGCCTTGTCACCCATTGAACTCAAACAGGAGCTGCCCAAGTACCTCCCTGCCCTGCAG GGCTGTCGAAGCGTGGAAGAATTCCAGTGCTTGAACAGGATCGAAGAAGGCACTTACGGGGTAGTGTACAGAGCAAAGGACAAGAAGACAG ATGAAATTGTGGCTTTGAAGCGGctgaagatggagaaggagaaagagggctTCCCGATCACCTCTCTCAGAGAGATCAACACCATCCTGAAGGCGCAGCACCCCAATATTGTCACTGTCCGG GAAATAGTCGTGGGCAGCAATATGGACAAGATCTACATAGTGATGAACTACGTGGAACATGACCTCAAAAGCCTGATGGAGACCATGAAGCAACCTTTCCTGCCAG GGGAGGTGAAGACCCTGATGATCCAGCTGCTGCGTGGGGTGAAGCACCTACATGACAACTGGATCCTGCACCGGGACCTCAAGACGTCCAACCTGCTGTTGAGCCACGCCGGCATCCTCAAG GTAGGGGACTTTGGCCTGGCAAGGGAGTACGGGTCCCCTCTGAAGGCCTACACTCCAGTGGTGGTGACCCTGTGGTACCGTGCCCCAGAGCTGCTGCTGGGTGCCAAG GAGTACTCCACGGCTGTGGACATGTGGTCGGTGGGCTGCATCTTTGGGGAGCTGCTGACTCAGAAGCCACTATTCCCTGGGAAGTCGGAAATCGATCAGATCAACAAAGTGTTTAAG gacCTGGGGACCCCCAGTGAGAAAATCTGGCCTGGCTACAATGACCTCCCCGCAGTCAAGAAGATGACCTTTACTGAATACCCCTATAATAATCTCCGCAAACGCTTTGGGGCCCTGCTCTCAGACCAGGGTTTCGATCTCATGAACAA GTTCCTGACCTACTTCCCTGGGCGGAGAGTCAGTGCAGAGGATGGCCTCAAGCATGAGTACTTCCGAGAGACGCCCCTCCCCATCGACCCGTCGATGTTCCCCACGTGGCCCGCCAAGAGTGAGCAGCAAAGGGTGAAGCGTGGCACGAGCCCACGGCCGCCGGAAGGAGGCCTAGGCTACAGCCAGCTG GGCGACGACGACCTGAAGGAGACGGGTTTCCACCTCACGACCACAAACCAGGGGGCCTCAGCTGCGGGCCCTGGCTTCAGCCTCAAGTTCTGA
- the MMP23B gene encoding matrix metalloproteinase-23 isoform X1, translated as MGLGACVSSAASGAQAQARWLGAVLGALCLLPVLLLLARPGAPAARLGASAAQGDLAAPYPVGVFATPGPSPLPLQAPRRRRYTLTPARLRWDHFNLTYRILSFPRNLLSPSETRRGLATAFRMWSDVSPFSFREVAPEQPSDLRIGFYPVNHTDCLVSALHHCFDGPTGELAHAFFPPHGGIHFDDSEYWVLGPTRYSWKKGVWLTDLVHVAAHEIGHALGLMHSQHGRALMHLNATLRGWKTLSQDELWGLHRLYGCLDRLFVCTSWARRGFCDTRRRLMKRLCPSSCDFCYEFPFPTVAATAPPPRTKTRLVPEGRNVTFRCGQKILHKKGKVYWYKDQEPLEFSYPGYLALGEAHLSIIANAINEGTYTCVVRRRQRVLSTYSWRVRVRG; from the exons ATGGGCCTCGGGGCCTGCGTGTCCTCAGCAGCGTCGGGGGCCCAAGCCCAGGCTCGCTGGCTGGGAGCTGTGCTGGGCGCCCTGTGCCTGCTGCCGGTGCTCCTGCTGTTGGCGCGGCCCGGGGCCCCTGCAGCCCGGCTGGGGGCCAGCGCAGCGCAG GGAGACCTCGCCGCACCCTACCCTGTGGGTGTCTTCGCCACCCCAGGACCCAGTCCCTTGCCCCTCCAGGCACCCCGCAGACGCCGCTACACGCTGACCCCAGCCAGGCTGCGCTGGGACCACTTCAACCTCACCTACAG GATCCTCTCCTTCCCACGGAACCTGCTGAGCCCCAGTGAGACCCGGCGGGGCCTGGCCACTGCCTTTCGCATGTGGAGTGACGTGTCCCCCTTCAGCTTCCGAGAGGTGGCCCCTGAGCAGCCCAGCGACCTGCGCATAG GCTTCTACCCGGTCAACCATACGGACTGCCTGGTCTCCGCGCTGCACCACTGCTTCGATGGCCCAACAGGCGAGCTGGCTCACGCCTTCTTTCCCCCGCACGGTGGCATCCACTTTGATGACAGCGAATACTGGGTTCTGGGGCCCACACGCTACAGCTGGAAGAAAG GCGTTTGGCTCACTGACCTGGTGCACGTGGCGGCCCATGAGATTGGCCATGCCCTGGGCCTGATGCACTCACAGCATGGCCGGGCGCTCATGCACCTTAATGCCACTCTGCGTGGCTGGAAGACCCTGTCGCAGGATGAGCTGTGGGGGCTGCACCGACTCTATG GCTGCCTAGACCGGCTGTTCGTGTGCACATCCTGGGCTCGGAGGGGATTTTGTGATACCCGCCGGAGGCTCATGAAGAGGCTCTGCCCCAGCAGCTGTGACTTCTGCTATG AGTTCCCCTTCCCCACGGTGGCCGCCACTGCACCACCACCCAGGACCAAGACCAGGCTGGTGCCTGAGGGCCGGAACGTGACCTTCCGATGTGGCCAGAAGATCCTTCACAAGAAAGGCAAAGTGTA CTGGTACAAGGACCAGGAACCCCTGGAGTTCTCCTACCCTGGCTACCTGGCACTGGGCGAGGCACATCTGAGCATCATTGCCAACGCCATCAACGAGGGCACGTACACGTGTGTGGTGCGCCGGCGGCAGCGTGTGCTCAGCACCTACTCCTGGCGAGTCCGAGTGCGGGGCTGA